The Lutibacter profundi genome includes a region encoding these proteins:
- a CDS encoding ABC transporter ATP-binding protein — translation MIKIEKLHKSYPMGKDSLHVLKGLDLHIEEGEFVAIMGSSGSGKSTLLNIVGLLDTHDEGNYYLNGQLIENLDEKKAAILRNKFLGFIFQSFNLITYKTALENVALPLYYQGVGRKERQEVALKYLDKVGLKDRANHLPSELSGGEKQRVAIARALVTNPKVVLADEPTGALDSTTSHSVMELLKDINREGMTVFVITHEEDIAAETDRIVRLKDGVIISDEKVNKKVNA, via the coding sequence ATGATTAAGATTGAAAAACTACACAAATCATACCCAATGGGAAAAGATTCTCTACATGTATTGAAGGGATTAGATTTACATATTGAAGAAGGTGAATTTGTAGCTATTATGGGTTCATCTGGTTCAGGAAAATCAACACTTTTAAATATTGTTGGTTTACTAGATACGCATGATGAAGGAAATTATTACTTAAATGGACAATTAATTGAAAATTTAGATGAAAAAAAAGCGGCAATTCTAAGAAATAAATTTTTAGGGTTTATTTTTCAATCTTTTAATTTAATAACCTATAAAACAGCATTAGAAAATGTAGCATTGCCTTTGTATTATCAAGGTGTGGGAAGAAAAGAACGACAAGAAGTTGCTTTAAAATATTTAGATAAGGTAGGGCTAAAAGATAGGGCTAACCATTTACCTAGTGAACTTTCAGGAGGAGAAAAACAACGTGTGGCAATTGCAAGAGCTTTGGTTACAAACCCAAAAGTTGTTTTGGCTGATGAACCAACAGGTGCGTTAGACTCAACTACTTCACACTCGGTTATGGAACTATTGAAAGATATTAATAGAGAAGGTATGACGGTATTTGTAATTACACACGAAGAAGATATTGCTGCTGAAACAGATAGAATTGTGCGTTTAAAAGATGGTGTTATTATTAGTGATGAAAAGGTAAATAAAAAAGTAAACGCTTAA
- a CDS encoding efflux RND transporter periplasmic adaptor subunit, with protein sequence MKKILIFGSIAVALILVLVWFGIKNSKSPIQYETEKPFKTNIVRKTVATGKVIPLEEAEIKPKVSGIIEKIYVEEGAKVKVGDLIATIRVVPNIQALNSAQGNVKNAQLRYNNTKILYDRSKKLFEKGVISRQEFETTELNFNSAKQDLNNAKNNLQIIKKGSAAGVGRTANTYVTAEISGTILEIPVRKGNQVIESNTFNAGTTIATIADMTKMIFEGKVDEAEVGKIKKGTVLEVSLGAIENKKYKAKLNFIAPKGTEENGAVQFKIKGDITLDDEYFVRAGYSANADIVLEKKDSVLSIKEALLQFDKKTEKPFVEVKTGDQEFEKRDVELGISDGINVEIISGITPDDEIKIWNKTSKKDDKKRDRRN encoded by the coding sequence ATGAAAAAAATATTAATATTTGGATCAATAGCAGTAGCACTTATTCTAGTTTTAGTTTGGTTTGGGATAAAAAATAGTAAATCTCCTATTCAATACGAAACAGAAAAACCATTTAAAACCAATATTGTTAGAAAAACAGTTGCTACGGGAAAAGTTATACCTTTAGAAGAAGCTGAAATTAAACCTAAAGTATCGGGTATTATTGAAAAAATTTATGTAGAAGAAGGAGCAAAAGTAAAAGTAGGAGATTTAATAGCAACCATTAGAGTGGTTCCAAATATACAAGCTTTAAATAGCGCTCAAGGAAATGTAAAAAATGCTCAGTTAAGATATAATAATACGAAGATTTTATATGATAGAAGTAAAAAGCTATTTGAAAAGGGTGTAATATCTCGTCAAGAGTTTGAGACAACAGAATTAAATTTTAATAGTGCAAAACAAGATTTGAATAATGCAAAAAATAATTTACAAATCATAAAAAAAGGATCTGCAGCAGGTGTGGGAAGAACCGCAAATACTTATGTTACAGCTGAAATTTCAGGTACAATTTTAGAAATCCCAGTACGCAAAGGAAATCAAGTAATTGAAAGTAATACTTTTAATGCAGGAACTACAATTGCAACCATTGCAGATATGACCAAAATGATTTTTGAAGGAAAAGTTGACGAAGCTGAAGTGGGAAAAATAAAAAAAGGTACTGTTTTAGAAGTTTCATTAGGAGCTATAGAAAATAAAAAATATAAAGCTAAATTAAATTTTATTGCACCTAAAGGAACAGAAGAAAATGGAGCAGTTCAATTTAAAATTAAAGGAGATATAACCTTGGATGATGAGTATTTTGTTAGAGCAGGTTATAGTGCAAATGCAGATATTGTTTTAGAAAAGAAAGATAGTGTTCTTTCAATAAAAGAAGCATTATTACAATTTGATAAAAAAACAGAAAAACCATTTGTTGAAGTGAAAACAGGAGATCAAGAATTTGAGAAAAGAGATGTTGAACTAGGTATTTCTGATGGTATTAATGTTGAAATTATTTCTGGAATTACACCAGATGATGAGATAAAAATTTGGAATAAGACATCTAAAAAAGATGATAAGAAAAGG
- a CDS encoding thiol-disulfide oxidoreductase DCC family protein — protein sequence MNNFNNKLIIFFDGVCNLCNSSVNFIIKHDNKEQFLFASLQSDAAKEILLQFSTKKLTLDSIILVDNGNIYEKSSAILQISKHLNGGYKLLYCFVIVPKFIRDWVYNYIAKNRYKWFGKKENCMVPTPEIKDRFIEYSN from the coding sequence ATGAACAATTTTAATAATAAATTAATTATATTTTTTGATGGTGTTTGCAATCTTTGCAACTCATCTGTTAATTTCATTATTAAACATGATAATAAAGAACAATTTTTATTTGCTTCACTTCAATCAGACGCTGCAAAAGAAATTTTGTTACAGTTCTCTACAAAAAAATTGACACTAGATTCAATTATACTTGTTGACAATGGAAATATTTACGAAAAGTCATCTGCAATTTTACAAATATCAAAGCATTTGAATGGTGGTTACAAATTACTTTATTGCTTTGTAATTGTACCCAAATTTATACGAGATTGGGTGTATAATTATATTGCAAAAAACAGGTATAAATGGTTTGGGAAAAAGGAGAATTGTATGGTTCCTACTCCTGAAATTAAGGATAGGTTTATTGAATATTCTAATTGA
- a CDS encoding ABC transporter permease, whose product MFDLDRWIEIFQTLSKNKLRTALSGFTIAFAILLFTLLFGVGNGLKHTFEKQFARDAINSVYIRSGKTTKPYKGLQSGRQIQFRNDDSKFMNDKFEDEIQFFSPNIQRFNVQAIYKGEQNRYTIRGVYPDYQPLESAVTQEGRFLTYLDIERRAKVIAIGRLVEEDLFGQLSALGKNITLDGISYKVIGVFNDPGGDNDERFIYAPFTTIQGIYKPNDEIDQFGLTFNQNLSVEKALAFSNLLTKMLKEKHNVDPRDQSAIRVFNYAERTKKTQAFMIALNIIILFIGIGTLVAGIIGISNIMVYIVKERTKELGIRKALGATPKSIIGMIMMESIFVTALAGYIGLLIGVFSLKALGKSLEGYGILNPSVETYVIIGATIVLIIAGTIAGYIPAKRAARIKPIVALNDE is encoded by the coding sequence ATGTTTGATTTAGACCGTTGGATAGAAATTTTTCAAACACTAAGTAAAAATAAACTTAGAACTGCATTGTCAGGTTTTACTATAGCATTCGCAATATTGCTTTTTACATTATTATTTGGTGTAGGAAATGGCTTAAAACATACGTTTGAAAAACAATTTGCAAGAGATGCTATAAATTCTGTATATATAAGATCTGGAAAAACTACCAAACCTTATAAAGGGTTGCAAAGTGGAAGACAAATTCAATTTAGAAATGATGATTCTAAATTTATGAATGATAAATTTGAAGATGAAATTCAATTTTTTAGCCCCAATATTCAGCGTTTTAATGTTCAAGCAATTTATAAAGGGGAACAAAATAGATATACTATTAGAGGAGTTTATCCAGATTATCAACCCTTAGAATCTGCAGTTACTCAAGAAGGTAGATTTTTAACATATTTAGATATAGAAAGAAGAGCAAAGGTTATAGCTATAGGAAGATTAGTTGAGGAAGATTTATTTGGACAATTAAGTGCTTTAGGAAAAAACATCACTTTAGATGGTATATCCTATAAAGTGATAGGGGTGTTCAACGATCCAGGAGGTGATAATGATGAACGATTTATTTATGCTCCCTTTACTACAATACAAGGAATCTATAAACCAAATGACGAGATAGATCAGTTTGGCTTAACTTTTAATCAAAATTTGAGTGTTGAAAAGGCATTAGCATTTTCTAATTTATTAACTAAAATGTTGAAAGAAAAGCATAATGTAGATCCACGAGATCAGAGTGCTATTAGAGTATTTAATTATGCTGAACGCACAAAAAAAACACAAGCTTTTATGATTGCTTTAAATATAATTATATTGTTTATTGGTATAGGAACATTGGTAGCTGGTATTATTGGAATTAGCAATATTATGGTTTATATCGTAAAAGAACGAACCAAAGAGCTGGGGATTAGAAAAGCATTGGGAGCTACTCCAAAATCAATTATTGGGATGATAATGATGGAATCAATTTTTGTAACAGCATTGGCTGGGTATATTGGGCTTTTAATAGGTGTTTTTTCATTAAAAGCTCTGGGGAAAAGTTTAGAGGGATATGGAATTTTAAATCCAAGTGTTGAAACATACGTTATTATTGGTGCAACCATAGTACTTATTATTGCAGGAACGATAGCTGGTTATATACCAGCAAAAAGAGCAGCGAGAATTAAACCTATTGTAGCATTAAACGACGAATAA
- a CDS encoding dicarboxylate/amino acid:cation symporter, with protein MKKLALHWKILLGMVFGVVFALIMTNFSFGKEFIQDWIKPFGKIFINSLKLIAIPLILAALIKGVSDLKDISKLSKMGGRTIVIYIFTTVLAVSIGLLLVNVVKPGNSISEETRTEMVKNYSSNTTKYKETAKKQKESGPLQALEDLVPQNIFAAATSNRNMLQVIFFAVFFGIGLILIPEEKGKTVKNFFDGFNEVILKMVDLIMLAAPYGVFALLAALVVESPSLDLFKALGWYALTVVFGLILMIVVYNILVFLLTRKKPSFFMKGISPAQLLAFSTSSSAATLPVTLERVTEHLGVEEEVASFVLPIGATINMDGTSLYQAVAAVFIAQAFGMDLTLGTQLGIIATATLASIGSAAVPGAGMVMLVGVLGYAGIPEAGLALIFAVDRPLDMCRTVVNVTGDAAVSMIVAKSVDKLGEPHVKDWDDNYSKK; from the coding sequence ATGAAAAAATTAGCATTACACTGGAAGATTTTGTTAGGAATGGTATTTGGAGTTGTTTTTGCTCTTATCATGACTAATTTTAGTTTTGGAAAAGAATTTATTCAAGATTGGATAAAACCCTTCGGTAAAATATTTATCAATTCATTAAAATTGATAGCAATTCCATTAATTTTAGCAGCATTAATTAAAGGAGTATCTGATTTAAAAGATATTTCTAAGTTGTCTAAAATGGGAGGGAGAACTATTGTAATTTATATTTTCACAACAGTACTTGCAGTTTCAATAGGGTTGCTTTTAGTTAATGTGGTAAAGCCAGGAAATTCTATTTCAGAAGAAACGAGAACAGAAATGGTAAAAAATTATAGTTCAAACACAACAAAATATAAAGAAACAGCGAAAAAGCAAAAAGAAAGTGGTCCATTACAAGCTTTAGAAGATTTAGTTCCTCAAAATATTTTTGCTGCTGCAACAAGTAATCGTAATATGCTTCAGGTAATATTTTTTGCTGTATTTTTTGGAATAGGGCTTATTTTAATTCCTGAAGAAAAAGGAAAAACAGTAAAAAACTTTTTTGATGGCTTTAATGAAGTTATTTTAAAAATGGTAGATTTAATAATGCTAGCAGCTCCCTATGGTGTTTTTGCATTATTAGCAGCTTTGGTAGTAGAATCACCTAGTTTAGATTTGTTTAAAGCACTTGGATGGTATGCATTAACCGTTGTTTTTGGTTTAATTTTAATGATTGTTGTGTACAATATACTGGTTTTTCTACTAACTAGAAAAAAACCTAGTTTTTTTATGAAAGGAATTTCACCTGCTCAATTACTAGCATTCTCAACAAGTTCCAGTGCTGCAACTTTACCTGTAACACTTGAGAGAGTTACAGAACACTTAGGAGTAGAAGAAGAAGTAGCTAGTTTTGTATTGCCTATAGGTGCTACTATTAATATGGATGGTACAAGTTTATATCAAGCTGTAGCAGCAGTTTTTATAGCACAAGCTTTTGGAATGGATTTAACATTAGGTACACAATTAGGAATTATAGCAACAGCTACATTAGCTTCTATAGGAAGTGCAGCGGTACCTGGTGCAGGTATGGTTATGTTGGTTGGAGTACTTGGATATGCGGGCATTCCTGAAGCGGGTTTGGCGTTAATTTTTGCTGTTGATAGACCTTTAGATATGTGTAGAACAGTTGTGAATGTTACGGGTGATGCTGCAGTATCTATGATTGTTGCAAAATCTGTTGATAAATTAGGAGAGCCTCATGTAAAAGACTGGGATGATAATTATTCTAAAAAATAA
- a CDS encoding ABC transporter permease, whose protein sequence is MKFLFDIDTWQEIFSSIRKNKTRTGITIIGVMWGIFLLVVLLGAAKGIENKFNSIFGDFATNSVFIWGKQTSKPFKGFQEGKPITLKLGDVEKIKNEIKGIDLIAPRSQAGGIVIRKFQSGNFTISGDFPVLDKIQNKNIIYGRFINHNDIKEKKKVCVIEEEIYKQLFEIDEYPIGKLIIINGINYTVVGMFKASETIRLGDNIHIPFSTFQQVYNRGDNISWMIITGKPESDIVQIEKDAKLILRNLHKVHPEDKRAFGGMNLGDMFAKVTEFLMGMQFLTWFVGIATLIAGVFAIGNILLITVKERTKEIGIRRALGAKPWEIKRQIILESVFLTSIAGALGIIFGGIVLMIIEALWGKGEESILLNPTVDIPVIIIAAITLVVLGTLIGLIPAHTAVSIRPIEALREE, encoded by the coding sequence ATGAAATTTTTATTTGACATAGATACTTGGCAAGAGATATTTAGCAGTATTCGTAAAAATAAGACCCGTACGGGAATTACAATTATTGGTGTAATGTGGGGAATATTTTTGTTGGTAGTTTTATTAGGTGCAGCAAAAGGAATTGAAAATAAGTTTAATAGCATTTTTGGCGATTTTGCTACCAATAGTGTATTTATATGGGGGAAACAAACAAGTAAACCTTTTAAAGGGTTTCAAGAAGGAAAACCAATTACACTTAAATTAGGGGATGTTGAAAAAATAAAAAATGAAATTAAAGGGATAGATTTGATAGCGCCAAGAAGCCAAGCTGGAGGAATAGTTATTCGAAAATTTCAATCAGGTAATTTTACAATATCAGGAGATTTTCCAGTACTTGATAAAATTCAAAATAAAAATATAATATATGGTAGATTTATTAACCATAATGATATTAAAGAAAAGAAAAAAGTGTGTGTAATTGAAGAAGAAATTTATAAACAACTTTTTGAGATAGACGAATATCCAATTGGAAAGCTAATAATTATTAATGGAATTAATTATACAGTAGTTGGCATGTTTAAAGCAAGTGAAACTATTAGGTTAGGTGATAATATTCATATTCCATTTTCTACATTTCAGCAAGTTTATAATAGAGGAGATAACATAAGTTGGATGATTATAACTGGTAAACCAGAAAGTGATATTGTTCAAATTGAAAAAGACGCAAAATTAATCTTAAGGAATTTACATAAAGTACACCCAGAGGATAAAAGAGCATTTGGAGGTATGAACTTAGGTGATATGTTTGCAAAAGTTACTGAATTTTTAATGGGGATGCAATTTCTAACGTGGTTTGTAGGTATTGCAACTTTAATTGCGGGTGTTTTTGCCATTGGAAATATTTTGTTAATTACCGTTAAAGAACGAACTAAAGAAATAGGGATTAGACGTGCCTTAGGAGCTAAACCATGGGAAATTAAACGTCAAATTATATTAGAATCTGTATTTTTAACAAGCATTGCGGGTGCTTTAGGTATTATATTTGGAGGTATTGTATTAATGATAATTGAGGCCTTATGGGGAAAAGGTGAAGAATCTATATTATTAAACCCAACTGTAGATATTCCTGTAATAATTATTGCGGCAATAACTTTAGTAGTGTTAGGTACGTTAATTGGGCTAATACCAGCGCATACAGCTGTAAGTATTCGGCCAATAGAAGCATTAAGAGAAGAATAA